Proteins found in one Mytilus edulis chromosome 2, xbMytEdul2.2, whole genome shotgun sequence genomic segment:
- the LOC139512284 gene encoding PR domain zinc finger protein 12-like, with protein sequence MDKFEITDEILKLCLYGNLIKDKVSIDEFPSLPLPHQVKIGLSTLPGCKYGVFARTVIRTGTEMGPFIGHVKRPCDVQNVSHNPSLWEVFDTTGHLLHFIDGGHYNPASWLSLIQCARSEREQNLEVTQIGANLYFKASKDILCGQELLVWYGMSHSLFMGLPLQNKTERKVIPENSQKPIMTNTKEVVSKLKCVLCRRGFNSRSNLRSHMRIHTLEKPFACKYCTRKFSQSSTLRNHVRLHTGEKPYSCSCCKSSYSQLAGLRAHQRSARHRPTVGESK encoded by the exons ATGGACAAATTTGAAATAACTGATGAAATTCTTAAATTATGTTTATACGGAAATTTAATTAAGGATAAAGTTTCTATTGATG AATTTCCATCTTTGCCTCTTCCCCATCAAGTTAAAATAGGTTTATCTACGTTGCCCGGATGTAAATATGGTGTCTTTGCTAGGACCGTCATACGCACCGGAACAGAGATGGGACCATTCATTGGACACGTGAAAAGACCATGTGATGTACAGAATGTTAGTCATAATCCTAGTTTGTGGGAG GTATTTGACACAACAGGCCATTTACTACACTTTATTGACGGCGGACATTATAATCCCGCTAGCTGGTTGTCACTGATACAATGTGCGAGATCTGAACGAGAACAAAACTTAGAAGTTACACAAATCGGAGCCAATTTGTACTTTAAAGCATCAAAg gaTATTTTATGTGGTCAGGAATTATTGGTTTGGTACGGAATGTCACATAGTTTGTTTATGGGTTTACCACTTCAAAACAAGACAGAACGTAAAGTCATACCAG AAAACAGCCAAAAACCTATAATGACAAACACCAAAGAAGTTGTTAGTAAACTCAAATGTGTACTGTGTCGGCGGGGCTTTAACTCGAGGAGTAATTTAAGATCACACATGCGCATTCATACCTTAGAAAAACCATTTGCCTGTAAATATTGTACTAGAAAGTTTAGTCAATCATCAACGCTTAGAAATCACGTGAGATTACACACTG GAGAGAAACCATATAGTTGTTCATGCTGCAAAAGCTCCTACTCACAATTAGCTGGACTACGTGCTCATCAAAGAAGTGCCCGACATCGACCGACTGTAGGAGAATCAAAGTAA
- the LOC139512285 gene encoding uncharacterized protein isoform X2 has translation MICPDMQAICTYFFVVVSVVSADYSKTLTGNFPSLDDNIVAGYKNNHKQLDPHCSHDAKHPANVTVTSDMDVNVFVHCENGRTFHVDQDEDQVHYIAHVHYSGNASGDNCIFHSNNNSQFYQVALEIYFIQNGVFQYKDAYIVTCSYAEYGTNETQGNEVDVPIVAPYETYKHLHRVHNHTHTNDSSTFNVDILDNREQIVIGQIPLGKKIKIRVTMTAGSAAEVGFHVFMCEAKGSEGTQPFSFIREGCGEGFIIPKNLGFTSNGLTAESPFFKAFGLYGSPTVTHECHFYVCHENCDGSSCIYSHFPTGGGRRRRDTSFVSHDRGMQHSETGKPRVRHSVKRIRAGMTSVNEDIDFANHFNSLNDDTNQQKVKFNKDDKIYDTLEKSKKNTVGTHESRNTNAEVPFASSREKKSLKPYTRKTEESGKSMNDGIKQRKLMSSEDMQHNSLRMKILPQEQVQFDRPEMELHVKILTIILMSAASIALMAMFVTVTCILYKNSSRHTTLIIQD, from the exons ATGATATGTCCGG aCATGCAAGCGATTTGCACATATTTCTTCGTGGTAGTGTCGGTTGTATCG gCAGACTACAGTAAAACGCTGACTGGCAACTTCCCTTCACTCGATGATAATATAGTTGCAG gttatAAAAATAACCACAAACAAC tCGACCCACATTGTTCTCATGACGCCAAACACCCGGCTAATGTGACTGTAACATCCGATATGGACGTCAATGTATTCGTACACTGCGAAAACGGAAGAACGTTTCATGTGGATCAGGATGAAGATCAGGTTCATTACATAGCTCATGTTCACTACTCCGGGAACGCATCTGGTGACAActgcatatttcat AGCAATAACAATTCACAATTCTATCAGGTGGCTTTAGAAATTTATTTCATACAAAATGGTGTGTTCCAGTATAAAGATGCCTACATTGTCACGTGTTCATATGCAGAGTATGGAACCAATGAAACTCAAGGAAATGAAGTTGATGTCCC CATCGTTGCTCCATATGAGACGTATAAACATCTTCACCGTGTCCACAACCACACACATACCAATGATTCATCGACATTCAATGTAGATATTCTAGATAACAGAGAACAAATTGTTATTGGTCAAATACCACTGGGAAAGAAAATCAAAATCCGTGTAACAATGACAG CTGGTTCAGCTGCCGAGGTAGGATTTCATGTGTTCATGTGTGAAGCTAAGGGTTCGGAAGGAACGCAACCATTTTCATTTATTAGAGAAGG GTGTGGAGAGGGGTTCATTATTCCGAAAAATTTAGGATTCACCTCAAATGGTCTAACAGCGGAAAGTCCATTTTTCAAAGCATTTGGATTATATGGAAGCCCAACAGTGACACATGAGTGCCATTTCTATGTGTGTCATGAAAATTGTGATGGG agtTCCTGTATCTATAGTCATTTTCCGACTGGTGGTGGACGTCGTCGTCGTGATACTTCTTTCGTATCTCATGACCGGGGGATGCAACATTCGGAAACAGGAAAACCACGGGTTAGACATTCTGTTAAACGGATAAGAGcag GTATGACTTCTGTAAATGAAGACATTGATTTTGCCAACCATTTCAACAGTTTAAACGACGATACAAACCAGCAAAAGGTCAAGTTCAACAAAGATGATAAAATATATGACACTTtagaaaaaagtaagaaaaacaCCGTTGGAACACATGAAAGTCGGAATACAAATGCAGAAGTACCGTTTGCTTCTtccagagaaaaaaaatctttaaagccTTATACTAGAAAAACAGAAGAATCAGGAAAATCCATGAATGATggaattaaacaaaggaaactGATGTCTTCTGAAGATATGCAACACAACTCCCTAAGAATGAAGATTTTGCCCCAAGAACAGGTGCAGTTTGACCGTCCCGAAATGGAACTGCATGTTAAGATTCTAACAATTATACTTATGTCAGCAGCGTCCATTGCTTTAATGGCGATGTTTGTAACTGTCACGTGCATCTTGTATAAAAATTCAAGCAGACATACCACACTTATCATACAGGACTGA
- the LOC139512285 gene encoding vitelline envelope sperm lysin receptor-like isoform X4, translating to MIRRFTDMQAICTYFFVVVSVVSADYSKTLTGNFPSLDDNIVAVDPHCSHDAKHPANVTVTSDMDVNVFVHCENGRTFHVDQDEDQVHYIAHVHYSGNASGDNCIFHSNNNSQFYQVALEIYFIQNGVFQYKDAYIVTCSYAEYGTNETQGNEVDVPIVAPYETYKHLHRVHNHTHTNDSSTFNVDILDNREQIVIGQIPLGKKIKIRVTMTAGSAAEVGFHVFMCEAKGSEGTQPFSFIREGCGEGFIIPKNLGFTSNGLTAESPFFKAFGLYGSPTVTHECHFYVCHENCDGSSCIYSHFPTGGGRRRRDTSFVSHDRGMQHSETGKPRVRHSVKRIRAGMTSVNEDIDFANHFNSLNDDTNQQKVKFNKDDKIYDTLEKSKKNTVGTHESRNTNAEVPFASSREKKSLKPYTRKTEESGKSMNDGIKQRKLMSSEDMQHNSLRMKILPQEQVQFDRPEMELHVKILTIILMSAASIALMAMFVTVTCILYKNSSRHTTLIIQD from the exons ATGATCCGTCGGTTTACAG aCATGCAAGCGATTTGCACATATTTCTTCGTGGTAGTGTCGGTTGTATCG gCAGACTACAGTAAAACGCTGACTGGCAACTTCCCTTCACTCGATGATAATATAGTTGCAG tCGACCCACATTGTTCTCATGACGCCAAACACCCGGCTAATGTGACTGTAACATCCGATATGGACGTCAATGTATTCGTACACTGCGAAAACGGAAGAACGTTTCATGTGGATCAGGATGAAGATCAGGTTCATTACATAGCTCATGTTCACTACTCCGGGAACGCATCTGGTGACAActgcatatttcat AGCAATAACAATTCACAATTCTATCAGGTGGCTTTAGAAATTTATTTCATACAAAATGGTGTGTTCCAGTATAAAGATGCCTACATTGTCACGTGTTCATATGCAGAGTATGGAACCAATGAAACTCAAGGAAATGAAGTTGATGTCCC CATCGTTGCTCCATATGAGACGTATAAACATCTTCACCGTGTCCACAACCACACACATACCAATGATTCATCGACATTCAATGTAGATATTCTAGATAACAGAGAACAAATTGTTATTGGTCAAATACCACTGGGAAAGAAAATCAAAATCCGTGTAACAATGACAG CTGGTTCAGCTGCCGAGGTAGGATTTCATGTGTTCATGTGTGAAGCTAAGGGTTCGGAAGGAACGCAACCATTTTCATTTATTAGAGAAGG GTGTGGAGAGGGGTTCATTATTCCGAAAAATTTAGGATTCACCTCAAATGGTCTAACAGCGGAAAGTCCATTTTTCAAAGCATTTGGATTATATGGAAGCCCAACAGTGACACATGAGTGCCATTTCTATGTGTGTCATGAAAATTGTGATGGG agtTCCTGTATCTATAGTCATTTTCCGACTGGTGGTGGACGTCGTCGTCGTGATACTTCTTTCGTATCTCATGACCGGGGGATGCAACATTCGGAAACAGGAAAACCACGGGTTAGACATTCTGTTAAACGGATAAGAGcag GTATGACTTCTGTAAATGAAGACATTGATTTTGCCAACCATTTCAACAGTTTAAACGACGATACAAACCAGCAAAAGGTCAAGTTCAACAAAGATGATAAAATATATGACACTTtagaaaaaagtaagaaaaacaCCGTTGGAACACATGAAAGTCGGAATACAAATGCAGAAGTACCGTTTGCTTCTtccagagaaaaaaaatctttaaagccTTATACTAGAAAAACAGAAGAATCAGGAAAATCCATGAATGATggaattaaacaaaggaaactGATGTCTTCTGAAGATATGCAACACAACTCCCTAAGAATGAAGATTTTGCCCCAAGAACAGGTGCAGTTTGACCGTCCCGAAATGGAACTGCATGTTAAGATTCTAACAATTATACTTATGTCAGCAGCGTCCATTGCTTTAATGGCGATGTTTGTAACTGTCACGTGCATCTTGTATAAAAATTCAAGCAGACATACCACACTTATCATACAGGACTGA
- the LOC139512285 gene encoding vitelline envelope sperm lysin receptor-like isoform X5, whose amino-acid sequence MICPDMQAICTYFFVVVSVVSADYSKTLTGNFPSLDDNIVAVDPHCSHDAKHPANVTVTSDMDVNVFVHCENGRTFHVDQDEDQVHYIAHVHYSGNASGDNCIFHSNNNSQFYQVALEIYFIQNGVFQYKDAYIVTCSYAEYGTNETQGNEVDVPIVAPYETYKHLHRVHNHTHTNDSSTFNVDILDNREQIVIGQIPLGKKIKIRVTMTAGSAAEVGFHVFMCEAKGSEGTQPFSFIREGCGEGFIIPKNLGFTSNGLTAESPFFKAFGLYGSPTVTHECHFYVCHENCDGSSCIYSHFPTGGGRRRRDTSFVSHDRGMQHSETGKPRVRHSVKRIRAGMTSVNEDIDFANHFNSLNDDTNQQKVKFNKDDKIYDTLEKSKKNTVGTHESRNTNAEVPFASSREKKSLKPYTRKTEESGKSMNDGIKQRKLMSSEDMQHNSLRMKILPQEQVQFDRPEMELHVKILTIILMSAASIALMAMFVTVTCILYKNSSRHTTLIIQD is encoded by the exons ATGATATGTCCGG aCATGCAAGCGATTTGCACATATTTCTTCGTGGTAGTGTCGGTTGTATCG gCAGACTACAGTAAAACGCTGACTGGCAACTTCCCTTCACTCGATGATAATATAGTTGCAG tCGACCCACATTGTTCTCATGACGCCAAACACCCGGCTAATGTGACTGTAACATCCGATATGGACGTCAATGTATTCGTACACTGCGAAAACGGAAGAACGTTTCATGTGGATCAGGATGAAGATCAGGTTCATTACATAGCTCATGTTCACTACTCCGGGAACGCATCTGGTGACAActgcatatttcat AGCAATAACAATTCACAATTCTATCAGGTGGCTTTAGAAATTTATTTCATACAAAATGGTGTGTTCCAGTATAAAGATGCCTACATTGTCACGTGTTCATATGCAGAGTATGGAACCAATGAAACTCAAGGAAATGAAGTTGATGTCCC CATCGTTGCTCCATATGAGACGTATAAACATCTTCACCGTGTCCACAACCACACACATACCAATGATTCATCGACATTCAATGTAGATATTCTAGATAACAGAGAACAAATTGTTATTGGTCAAATACCACTGGGAAAGAAAATCAAAATCCGTGTAACAATGACAG CTGGTTCAGCTGCCGAGGTAGGATTTCATGTGTTCATGTGTGAAGCTAAGGGTTCGGAAGGAACGCAACCATTTTCATTTATTAGAGAAGG GTGTGGAGAGGGGTTCATTATTCCGAAAAATTTAGGATTCACCTCAAATGGTCTAACAGCGGAAAGTCCATTTTTCAAAGCATTTGGATTATATGGAAGCCCAACAGTGACACATGAGTGCCATTTCTATGTGTGTCATGAAAATTGTGATGGG agtTCCTGTATCTATAGTCATTTTCCGACTGGTGGTGGACGTCGTCGTCGTGATACTTCTTTCGTATCTCATGACCGGGGGATGCAACATTCGGAAACAGGAAAACCACGGGTTAGACATTCTGTTAAACGGATAAGAGcag GTATGACTTCTGTAAATGAAGACATTGATTTTGCCAACCATTTCAACAGTTTAAACGACGATACAAACCAGCAAAAGGTCAAGTTCAACAAAGATGATAAAATATATGACACTTtagaaaaaagtaagaaaaacaCCGTTGGAACACATGAAAGTCGGAATACAAATGCAGAAGTACCGTTTGCTTCTtccagagaaaaaaaatctttaaagccTTATACTAGAAAAACAGAAGAATCAGGAAAATCCATGAATGATggaattaaacaaaggaaactGATGTCTTCTGAAGATATGCAACACAACTCCCTAAGAATGAAGATTTTGCCCCAAGAACAGGTGCAGTTTGACCGTCCCGAAATGGAACTGCATGTTAAGATTCTAACAATTATACTTATGTCAGCAGCGTCCATTGCTTTAATGGCGATGTTTGTAACTGTCACGTGCATCTTGTATAAAAATTCAAGCAGACATACCACACTTATCATACAGGACTGA
- the LOC139512285 gene encoding uncharacterized protein isoform X3 encodes MHNIDMQAICTYFFVVVSVVSADYSKTLTGNFPSLDDNIVAGYKNNHKQLDPHCSHDAKHPANVTVTSDMDVNVFVHCENGRTFHVDQDEDQVHYIAHVHYSGNASGDNCIFHSNNNSQFYQVALEIYFIQNGVFQYKDAYIVTCSYAEYGTNETQGNEVDVPIVAPYETYKHLHRVHNHTHTNDSSTFNVDILDNREQIVIGQIPLGKKIKIRVTMTAGSAAEVGFHVFMCEAKGSEGTQPFSFIREGCGEGFIIPKNLGFTSNGLTAESPFFKAFGLYGSPTVTHECHFYVCHENCDGSSCIYSHFPTGGGRRRRDTSFVSHDRGMQHSETGKPRVRHSVKRIRAGMTSVNEDIDFANHFNSLNDDTNQQKVKFNKDDKIYDTLEKSKKNTVGTHESRNTNAEVPFASSREKKSLKPYTRKTEESGKSMNDGIKQRKLMSSEDMQHNSLRMKILPQEQVQFDRPEMELHVKILTIILMSAASIALMAMFVTVTCILYKNSSRHTTLIIQD; translated from the exons ATGCATAATATTG aCATGCAAGCGATTTGCACATATTTCTTCGTGGTAGTGTCGGTTGTATCG gCAGACTACAGTAAAACGCTGACTGGCAACTTCCCTTCACTCGATGATAATATAGTTGCAG gttatAAAAATAACCACAAACAAC tCGACCCACATTGTTCTCATGACGCCAAACACCCGGCTAATGTGACTGTAACATCCGATATGGACGTCAATGTATTCGTACACTGCGAAAACGGAAGAACGTTTCATGTGGATCAGGATGAAGATCAGGTTCATTACATAGCTCATGTTCACTACTCCGGGAACGCATCTGGTGACAActgcatatttcat AGCAATAACAATTCACAATTCTATCAGGTGGCTTTAGAAATTTATTTCATACAAAATGGTGTGTTCCAGTATAAAGATGCCTACATTGTCACGTGTTCATATGCAGAGTATGGAACCAATGAAACTCAAGGAAATGAAGTTGATGTCCC CATCGTTGCTCCATATGAGACGTATAAACATCTTCACCGTGTCCACAACCACACACATACCAATGATTCATCGACATTCAATGTAGATATTCTAGATAACAGAGAACAAATTGTTATTGGTCAAATACCACTGGGAAAGAAAATCAAAATCCGTGTAACAATGACAG CTGGTTCAGCTGCCGAGGTAGGATTTCATGTGTTCATGTGTGAAGCTAAGGGTTCGGAAGGAACGCAACCATTTTCATTTATTAGAGAAGG GTGTGGAGAGGGGTTCATTATTCCGAAAAATTTAGGATTCACCTCAAATGGTCTAACAGCGGAAAGTCCATTTTTCAAAGCATTTGGATTATATGGAAGCCCAACAGTGACACATGAGTGCCATTTCTATGTGTGTCATGAAAATTGTGATGGG agtTCCTGTATCTATAGTCATTTTCCGACTGGTGGTGGACGTCGTCGTCGTGATACTTCTTTCGTATCTCATGACCGGGGGATGCAACATTCGGAAACAGGAAAACCACGGGTTAGACATTCTGTTAAACGGATAAGAGcag GTATGACTTCTGTAAATGAAGACATTGATTTTGCCAACCATTTCAACAGTTTAAACGACGATACAAACCAGCAAAAGGTCAAGTTCAACAAAGATGATAAAATATATGACACTTtagaaaaaagtaagaaaaacaCCGTTGGAACACATGAAAGTCGGAATACAAATGCAGAAGTACCGTTTGCTTCTtccagagaaaaaaaatctttaaagccTTATACTAGAAAAACAGAAGAATCAGGAAAATCCATGAATGATggaattaaacaaaggaaactGATGTCTTCTGAAGATATGCAACACAACTCCCTAAGAATGAAGATTTTGCCCCAAGAACAGGTGCAGTTTGACCGTCCCGAAATGGAACTGCATGTTAAGATTCTAACAATTATACTTATGTCAGCAGCGTCCATTGCTTTAATGGCGATGTTTGTAACTGTCACGTGCATCTTGTATAAAAATTCAAGCAGACATACCACACTTATCATACAGGACTGA
- the LOC139512285 gene encoding uncharacterized protein isoform X1 — MIRRFTDMQAICTYFFVVVSVVSADYSKTLTGNFPSLDDNIVAGYKNNHKQLDPHCSHDAKHPANVTVTSDMDVNVFVHCENGRTFHVDQDEDQVHYIAHVHYSGNASGDNCIFHSNNNSQFYQVALEIYFIQNGVFQYKDAYIVTCSYAEYGTNETQGNEVDVPIVAPYETYKHLHRVHNHTHTNDSSTFNVDILDNREQIVIGQIPLGKKIKIRVTMTAGSAAEVGFHVFMCEAKGSEGTQPFSFIREGCGEGFIIPKNLGFTSNGLTAESPFFKAFGLYGSPTVTHECHFYVCHENCDGSSCIYSHFPTGGGRRRRDTSFVSHDRGMQHSETGKPRVRHSVKRIRAGMTSVNEDIDFANHFNSLNDDTNQQKVKFNKDDKIYDTLEKSKKNTVGTHESRNTNAEVPFASSREKKSLKPYTRKTEESGKSMNDGIKQRKLMSSEDMQHNSLRMKILPQEQVQFDRPEMELHVKILTIILMSAASIALMAMFVTVTCILYKNSSRHTTLIIQD; from the exons ATGATCCGTCGGTTTACAG aCATGCAAGCGATTTGCACATATTTCTTCGTGGTAGTGTCGGTTGTATCG gCAGACTACAGTAAAACGCTGACTGGCAACTTCCCTTCACTCGATGATAATATAGTTGCAG gttatAAAAATAACCACAAACAAC tCGACCCACATTGTTCTCATGACGCCAAACACCCGGCTAATGTGACTGTAACATCCGATATGGACGTCAATGTATTCGTACACTGCGAAAACGGAAGAACGTTTCATGTGGATCAGGATGAAGATCAGGTTCATTACATAGCTCATGTTCACTACTCCGGGAACGCATCTGGTGACAActgcatatttcat AGCAATAACAATTCACAATTCTATCAGGTGGCTTTAGAAATTTATTTCATACAAAATGGTGTGTTCCAGTATAAAGATGCCTACATTGTCACGTGTTCATATGCAGAGTATGGAACCAATGAAACTCAAGGAAATGAAGTTGATGTCCC CATCGTTGCTCCATATGAGACGTATAAACATCTTCACCGTGTCCACAACCACACACATACCAATGATTCATCGACATTCAATGTAGATATTCTAGATAACAGAGAACAAATTGTTATTGGTCAAATACCACTGGGAAAGAAAATCAAAATCCGTGTAACAATGACAG CTGGTTCAGCTGCCGAGGTAGGATTTCATGTGTTCATGTGTGAAGCTAAGGGTTCGGAAGGAACGCAACCATTTTCATTTATTAGAGAAGG GTGTGGAGAGGGGTTCATTATTCCGAAAAATTTAGGATTCACCTCAAATGGTCTAACAGCGGAAAGTCCATTTTTCAAAGCATTTGGATTATATGGAAGCCCAACAGTGACACATGAGTGCCATTTCTATGTGTGTCATGAAAATTGTGATGGG agtTCCTGTATCTATAGTCATTTTCCGACTGGTGGTGGACGTCGTCGTCGTGATACTTCTTTCGTATCTCATGACCGGGGGATGCAACATTCGGAAACAGGAAAACCACGGGTTAGACATTCTGTTAAACGGATAAGAGcag GTATGACTTCTGTAAATGAAGACATTGATTTTGCCAACCATTTCAACAGTTTAAACGACGATACAAACCAGCAAAAGGTCAAGTTCAACAAAGATGATAAAATATATGACACTTtagaaaaaagtaagaaaaacaCCGTTGGAACACATGAAAGTCGGAATACAAATGCAGAAGTACCGTTTGCTTCTtccagagaaaaaaaatctttaaagccTTATACTAGAAAAACAGAAGAATCAGGAAAATCCATGAATGATggaattaaacaaaggaaactGATGTCTTCTGAAGATATGCAACACAACTCCCTAAGAATGAAGATTTTGCCCCAAGAACAGGTGCAGTTTGACCGTCCCGAAATGGAACTGCATGTTAAGATTCTAACAATTATACTTATGTCAGCAGCGTCCATTGCTTTAATGGCGATGTTTGTAACTGTCACGTGCATCTTGTATAAAAATTCAAGCAGACATACCACACTTATCATACAGGACTGA
- the LOC139512285 gene encoding vitelline envelope sperm lysin receptor-like isoform X6 — MHNIDMQAICTYFFVVVSVVSADYSKTLTGNFPSLDDNIVAVDPHCSHDAKHPANVTVTSDMDVNVFVHCENGRTFHVDQDEDQVHYIAHVHYSGNASGDNCIFHSNNNSQFYQVALEIYFIQNGVFQYKDAYIVTCSYAEYGTNETQGNEVDVPIVAPYETYKHLHRVHNHTHTNDSSTFNVDILDNREQIVIGQIPLGKKIKIRVTMTAGSAAEVGFHVFMCEAKGSEGTQPFSFIREGCGEGFIIPKNLGFTSNGLTAESPFFKAFGLYGSPTVTHECHFYVCHENCDGSSCIYSHFPTGGGRRRRDTSFVSHDRGMQHSETGKPRVRHSVKRIRAGMTSVNEDIDFANHFNSLNDDTNQQKVKFNKDDKIYDTLEKSKKNTVGTHESRNTNAEVPFASSREKKSLKPYTRKTEESGKSMNDGIKQRKLMSSEDMQHNSLRMKILPQEQVQFDRPEMELHVKILTIILMSAASIALMAMFVTVTCILYKNSSRHTTLIIQD; from the exons ATGCATAATATTG aCATGCAAGCGATTTGCACATATTTCTTCGTGGTAGTGTCGGTTGTATCG gCAGACTACAGTAAAACGCTGACTGGCAACTTCCCTTCACTCGATGATAATATAGTTGCAG tCGACCCACATTGTTCTCATGACGCCAAACACCCGGCTAATGTGACTGTAACATCCGATATGGACGTCAATGTATTCGTACACTGCGAAAACGGAAGAACGTTTCATGTGGATCAGGATGAAGATCAGGTTCATTACATAGCTCATGTTCACTACTCCGGGAACGCATCTGGTGACAActgcatatttcat AGCAATAACAATTCACAATTCTATCAGGTGGCTTTAGAAATTTATTTCATACAAAATGGTGTGTTCCAGTATAAAGATGCCTACATTGTCACGTGTTCATATGCAGAGTATGGAACCAATGAAACTCAAGGAAATGAAGTTGATGTCCC CATCGTTGCTCCATATGAGACGTATAAACATCTTCACCGTGTCCACAACCACACACATACCAATGATTCATCGACATTCAATGTAGATATTCTAGATAACAGAGAACAAATTGTTATTGGTCAAATACCACTGGGAAAGAAAATCAAAATCCGTGTAACAATGACAG CTGGTTCAGCTGCCGAGGTAGGATTTCATGTGTTCATGTGTGAAGCTAAGGGTTCGGAAGGAACGCAACCATTTTCATTTATTAGAGAAGG GTGTGGAGAGGGGTTCATTATTCCGAAAAATTTAGGATTCACCTCAAATGGTCTAACAGCGGAAAGTCCATTTTTCAAAGCATTTGGATTATATGGAAGCCCAACAGTGACACATGAGTGCCATTTCTATGTGTGTCATGAAAATTGTGATGGG agtTCCTGTATCTATAGTCATTTTCCGACTGGTGGTGGACGTCGTCGTCGTGATACTTCTTTCGTATCTCATGACCGGGGGATGCAACATTCGGAAACAGGAAAACCACGGGTTAGACATTCTGTTAAACGGATAAGAGcag GTATGACTTCTGTAAATGAAGACATTGATTTTGCCAACCATTTCAACAGTTTAAACGACGATACAAACCAGCAAAAGGTCAAGTTCAACAAAGATGATAAAATATATGACACTTtagaaaaaagtaagaaaaacaCCGTTGGAACACATGAAAGTCGGAATACAAATGCAGAAGTACCGTTTGCTTCTtccagagaaaaaaaatctttaaagccTTATACTAGAAAAACAGAAGAATCAGGAAAATCCATGAATGATggaattaaacaaaggaaactGATGTCTTCTGAAGATATGCAACACAACTCCCTAAGAATGAAGATTTTGCCCCAAGAACAGGTGCAGTTTGACCGTCCCGAAATGGAACTGCATGTTAAGATTCTAACAATTATACTTATGTCAGCAGCGTCCATTGCTTTAATGGCGATGTTTGTAACTGTCACGTGCATCTTGTATAAAAATTCAAGCAGACATACCACACTTATCATACAGGACTGA